In Cygnus olor isolate bCygOlo1 chromosome 12, bCygOlo1.pri.v2, whole genome shotgun sequence, one DNA window encodes the following:
- the RIPOR1 gene encoding rho family-interacting cell polarization regulator 1 isoform X4, which translates to MSLSARPQRRVLVAKINRSQSFAGVNSTADRPFRNLSPFTPTVSRKTGSRVSRMFSMSHKSPPPKVPQPNRLDEVYEALKKGLTAYLEVHQLELEKLSTQIRESKRNSRLGFLYDLDKQVKSIERFLRRLEFHASKIDELYEAYCIQRRLRDGAHNMVKAYSTGSPGSREARESLAEASKGYKEYTENMCLLESELESQLGEFHVRMKGLAGFARLCAGDQYEIFMKYGRQRWKLRGRIEVNSKQVWDSEEMVFLPLITEFLSIKVTELKSLANHVVVGNVSCETKDLFAALPQVVAVDINDLGTLKLSLEVTWNPFDKDDQPSAASSVNKASTVNKRFSTYNQSPPDTPSLREQAFYNMLRRQEELENGTAWSISSESSDDSSSPQLSGSARHAAKPIVQPEVQASAPAIEIAFSQQQEEAGASGSVPAGPALPGHPEEQGGRKKDPVANGHVPYARTLSHISEASVDASMEAKAVESLWEPSPSPEDPSAGEPDADSLPGASNSVPEAWAEQDNGPEAKPRAVVAWAETCEMEAEPVASSAPSPALAQEVCGSEAPAPAAVLAQAPAEEEPVLAPHLAASPPAVPRVKAVDSGLEEAISLLASALDDYRGQFPELQPLERELKHLEEILLVRRLRSPHSSWGQGARMVGPSLMAVNRDKGGGAIPDGSGQGQGWWGHFGCLAKTCPCQDPSMPSLPPQHKQGVFLSRASSISLTVEHALESFSFLNTSDMEDSEGSEEDALHDERRASRARRGSRAPSAGEVGADDAGTCSGSEGSADPMSTGNEFLDKALVLHLHNCNRLLLKLGTFGPLRCHEMYALDRLLREAQVLEIVCQLMEERLEAACSAAGVVQFSTRKEGVLPLWDRCVELPNVYTCPVERFLQVLSAQYAAPINERHPGLADAVCVKLVEDVLNRRLPRRPGGTQGEQVTVFQYWSHFESLGALVLDTYVMELAEEVLLAQNLNSDDQDVVLRALKRVPEGRLKKEGLKALSLLLVEGNSKVVSAVSAQLRSLAENPRFRQRALVCYLDQLEDEEVQTRVAGCAALGCLKAKESIEQLVYLCQTDKEPVREAAKQSLMLCGEDGKSAHRRLEETLDSLPRIFAPASMASTAF; encoded by the exons ATGTCGCTGTCTGCGCGCCCGCAGCGCCGAGTCCTCGTCGCCAAGATCAATAGGAGCCAGTCGTTCGCCGGAGTGAACTCGACAGCGGACCGGCCCTTCAG GAACCTCTCGCCCTTCACGCCCACCGTCTCCCGCAAGACTGGCTCCAGGGTCAGTAGGATGTTCTCAATGTCCCACAAATCCCCACCACCCAAGGTGCCTCAGCCCAACCGCCTGGATGAGGTGTACGAAGCGCTCAAGAAGGGCTTGAC AGCCTACCTGGAGGTACACCAGCTGGAACTGGAGAAGCTCAGCACCCAGATCCGCGAGTCCAAGAGGAATTCACGCCTG gGCTTCCTCTACGATCTGGATAAG CAAGTGAAGTCAATTGAGCGCTTCCTGCGTCGCCTGGAATTTCATGCTAGTAAG ATCGACGAGCTCTACGAAGCCTACTGCATCCAGCGGCGGCTCCGCGATGGGGCCCACAACATGGTCAAGGCTTACAGCACGGGCTCACCGGGCAGCCGAGAGGCACGCGAGAGCCTCGCTGAGGCCAGCAAGGGCTACAAGGAGTACACGGAG AACATGTGCCTGCTGGAGAGCGAGCTGGAGAGCCAGCTGGGCGAGTTCCACGTCCGGATGAAAG GGCTGGCAGGTTTCGCCCGGCTCTGCGCTGGCGACCAGTACGAG ATCTTCATGAAGTACGGGCGGCAGCGGTGGAAGCTGCGTGGGCGCATCGAGGTGAACAGCAAGCAGGTGTGGGACAGCGAGGAGATGGTTTTCTTGCCTCTCATCACCGAGTTCCTCTCCATCAAG gTGACGGAGCTAAAGAGCCTGGCCAACCATGTGGTGGTGGGCAACGTGTCCTGTGAGACCAAGGACCTCTTTGCAGCTCTCCCCCAGGTGGTGGCTGTGGATATCAACGACTTGGGTACCCTCAAACTCAGCCTGGAGGTGACCTGGAA CCCCTTCGACAAGGATGACCAGCCCTCGGCAGCCAGCAGTGTCAACAAGGCCTCCACGGTGAACAAGCGCTTCTCCACCTACAACCAGAGCCCGCCTGACACGCCGTCCCTACGGGAGCAGGCTTTCTAC AACATGCTGCGGcgccaggaggagctggagaacGGCACAGCCTGGTCCATCTCCTCCGAGTCGTCGGACGACTCCTCGAGCCCCCAGCTGTCGGGCAGCGCCCGCCACGCCGCCAAGCCCATCGTGCAGCCCGAGGTGCAGGCCTCGGCCCCCGCCATCGAGATCGccttctcccagcagcaggaggaggccgGGGCCAGCGGCAGCGTCCCTGCCGGGCCGGCTCTGCCGGGGCACCCGGAGGAGCAGGGCGGCCGCAAGAAGGACCCGGTGGCCAACGGGCACGTGCCCTACGCCCGGACTCTCAGCCACATCAGTGAAGCCAGTGTGGACGCGAGCATGGAGGCCAAGGCTGTGGAGAGCCTGTGGGagccctctcccagcccagagGACCCCAGTGCGGGCGAGCCGGATGCGGACTCCCTCCCTGGCGCCTCAAACTCGGTGCCAGAGGCCTGGGCAGAACAGGACAATGGCCCCGAGGCCAAGCCCCGTGCTGTGGTGGCGTGGGCTGAGACTTGTGAGATGGAGGCTGAGCCAGTGGCAAGCTCGGCACCCAGCCCGGCACTGGCACAGGAGGTTTGCGGCAGCGAGGCCCCCGCGCCGGCCGCGGTGCTGGCACAGGCCCCCGCCGAAGAGGAGCCCGTCCTCGCCCCACACTTGGCCGCCAGCCCCCCAGCAGTACCACGGGTGAAGGCCGTGGACTcagggctggaggaggccaTCAGCCTCCTGGCCTCAGCCCTGGATGACTATCGGGGACAgttcccagagctgcagcccctggaacGGGAGCTCAAACACCTGGAAGAGATCCTGCTGGTGAGGAGGCTCAGGAGTCCACACAGTAGTTGGGGACAAGGGGCAAGGATGGTGGGGCCATCCCTGATGGCAGTGAACAGGGACAAGGGTGGTGGGGCCATCCCTGATGGCAGTGGCCAGGGACAAGGGTGGTGGGGCCACTTTGGCTGCCTTGCCAAGACCTGTCCGTGCCAAGACCCATCCATGCCATCCCTTCCTCCACAGCACAAGCAGGGTGTGTTCCTCAGCCGGGCCTCAAGCATCAGCCTCACAGTGGAGCACGCTCTGGAGAGCTTCAGCTTCCTCAACACCTCGGACATGGAGGACTCAGAGGGCTCCGAGGAGGATGCTCTCCATGACGagag GAGGGCCAGCAGAGCCCGGCGTGGGAGCAGGGCCCCCAGCGCTGGTGAGGTGGGAGCAGATGACGCAGGGACATGCAGTGGCTCCGAAGGCAGTGCTGACCCCATGAGCACTGGCAACGAGTTCCTGGATAAGGCCCTGGTGCTTCACCTCCACAACTGCAACCGCCTGCTGCTG AAGCTGGGCACCTTTGGGCCCCTGCGGTGCCACGAGATGTACGCCCTGGACAGGCTGCTGCGGGAGGCGCAGGTGCTGGAGATCGTGTGCCAGCTGATGGAGGAGCGATTGgaagcagcctgctctgctgccgGAG TGGTGCAGTTCTCGACGCGGAAGGAAGGGGTGCTGCCCCTTTGGGACCGCTGCGTGGAGCTGCCCAACGTCTACACCTGCCCCGTGGAGCGGTTCCTGCAGGTGCTCAGCGCCCAGTATGCAGCACCCATCAACGAGCGGCACCCAGGACTGGCTGATGCAG TGTGTGTGAAGCTGGTGGAGGATGTGCTGAATCGGCGGCTGCCCCGGCGGCCCGGCGGCACCCAAGGCGAGCAGGTCACCGTCTTCCAGTACTGGAGCCACTTTGAGTCCCTTGGTGCCCTGGTGCTTGACACCTACGTGATGGAGCTGGCGGAGGAAG TGCTGCTGGCGCAGAACCTCAACTCAGACGACCAGGACGTGGTGCTTCGGGCGCTGAAGCGTGTGCCCGAGGGCCGCCTGAAGAAGGAAGGGCTGAAGGCGCTGAGCCTGCTCCTCGTGGAGGGCAACAGCAAGGTGGTGAGCGCCGTGTCGGCCCAGCTCCGCAGCCTGGCGGAAAACCCCCGCTTCCGCCAGCGG GCCCTTGTGTGCTACCTGGACCAGCTGGAGGATGAGGAGGTGCAGACGCGCGTGGCCGGGTGCGCGGCGCTGGGCTGCCTCAAG